Proteins encoded together in one Rossellomorea sp. y25 window:
- the glmU gene encoding bifunctional UDP-N-acetylglucosamine diphosphorylase/glucosamine-1-phosphate N-acetyltransferase GlmU → MTNRYAVILAAGQGTRMKSKLYKVLHPVCGKPMVEHVVDQISTLHIEKTVTIVGHGAELVKSHLEGKSDFALQAEQLGTAHAVMQSEDVLGDLEGTTLVVCGDTPLIKGETMEALVKHHEGQGAKATILTGHTESPDGYGRIIRNQEGLVERIVEHKDATDQERNVKEINTGTYCFDNKALFDALKKVSNDNVQGEYYLPDVIEILQSEGEIVSAYQTSDFDETLGVNDRVALSQAEITMKKRINEYHMRNGVTIKDPNNTYIDADVMIGRDTVILPGTVLTGRTTIGEDTMIGPNSEVKDCQIGDRTVVKQSVAHDSSIGSDVHIGPFAHIRPASTIEDEVKIGNFVEIKKASFGKASKASHLSYIGDAEVGSDVNIGCGSITVNYDGKNKHLTKIEDGVFVGCNSNLVAPVKVGKGAYIAAGSTITEDVPGESLSIARARQVNKENYVQNLNHKK, encoded by the coding sequence ATGACAAATAGATATGCCGTTATATTAGCTGCTGGGCAAGGTACGAGAATGAAGTCGAAGCTTTACAAAGTTCTTCATCCTGTGTGTGGCAAGCCAATGGTGGAACATGTGGTCGACCAAATTTCAACATTACATATAGAAAAGACTGTCACAATCGTTGGTCACGGTGCTGAGCTTGTGAAGTCGCATTTAGAGGGAAAGAGTGATTTTGCTCTTCAGGCTGAGCAGTTAGGTACCGCTCACGCTGTCATGCAGTCTGAAGATGTGCTAGGTGATTTAGAAGGCACTACTTTAGTGGTATGTGGTGATACACCGCTCATTAAAGGAGAAACGATGGAAGCTTTAGTGAAGCATCACGAAGGACAGGGTGCGAAAGCGACTATCTTGACTGGTCACACTGAATCTCCTGATGGATACGGACGTATCATCCGCAATCAAGAAGGTTTAGTGGAGCGCATTGTTGAACATAAGGATGCAACTGATCAAGAGAGAAACGTGAAAGAAATCAATACTGGAACCTATTGTTTTGATAATAAAGCGTTATTCGATGCCCTGAAAAAGGTTTCGAATGATAACGTACAAGGCGAGTACTATTTACCGGATGTGATTGAGATTCTCCAATCTGAAGGTGAAATCGTAAGTGCGTACCAAACAAGTGACTTTGATGAGACATTGGGTGTGAACGACCGTGTAGCACTTTCTCAAGCAGAAATCACGATGAAAAAGCGCATCAATGAATACCATATGCGCAATGGTGTAACGATAAAGGATCCGAACAATACGTATATCGATGCCGATGTTATGATTGGCAGAGATACGGTTATCCTTCCGGGTACGGTTCTTACGGGCCGCACCACAATCGGTGAAGACACTATGATCGGACCGAACTCCGAGGTGAAGGATTGTCAGATCGGCGACCGAACAGTCGTGAAGCAATCTGTTGCCCATGACAGCTCGATCGGATCGGATGTTCATATTGGGCCATTTGCTCACATTCGTCCGGCTTCGACCATTGAGGATGAAGTGAAAATTGGTAACTTCGTTGAAATTAAGAAGGCTTCGTTTGGTAAAGCGAGTAAAGCATCTCACTTAAGCTATATTGGAGATGCAGAGGTTGGAAGTGACGTCAACATTGGATGTGGGTCGATCACAGTGAACTATGATGGGAAAAACAAACACCTGACGAAGATTGAAGATGGTGTATTTGTAGGCTGTAATTCAAATCTGGTAGCGCCTGTCAAAGTTGGAAAAGGTGCTTACATTGCTGCCGGTTCTACTATTACTGAGGATGTTCCAGGAGAGTCTCTTTCAATTGCAAGAGCTCGCCAAGTAAATAAAGAAAACTATGTTCAAAATCTAAACCATAAGAAATAA
- the mfd gene encoding transcription-repair coupling factor yields the protein MKGILKQVHQSEEIQSIITGVEEQLSEQLVAGLSGSSRTAYIADVYLQTKKSTIVVTHNLFQAQKIYDDLIQFLSDDEVYLYSANELIAAELSVASPELRAQRIEVLNKLSQNHQGVYIVPVAGLRKILPPKSMWETNQIRFTTGEDIDLDEMLNQLVQMGYQRTGMVSTPGEFSLRGGIVDVFPLTSQNPVRIELFDTEIDSIRLFSVEDQRSIDKLDSMEIGPATEVLLKYENIERLIREIEAGLSSSLKKVKAAAVKEKLTEYIGHEMDQLENGQVPEQIFKYLSLAYENPSSLLDYLPQDGVIFFDEFSRVQEMSESLEKEEAEWYTSLLQEGQIIHDVPVSHAFSKLISTTKLPKVYFSLFLRHIPNTSPQNIFNVSTKPMQNFHGQMNVLKAELDRWKKGKYTVVLLGPDEERVKKLQRVLDDYKIEIAFVEDGDKLLPGTIQMINGSLTSGFELPLQKLAVITEEELFNKRTQKKPRRQKLSNAERIKSYSELKVGDHVVHVNHGIGKFLGIETLEINGVHKDYLHVKYQGNDKLYVPVDQIELVQKYVASENKDPKLYKLGGSEWKKVKSKVQSSVQDIADDLIKLYAEREAAKGYAFSPDGDMQREFEIAFPYEETDDQLRSISEIKHDMERERPMDRLLCGDVGYGKTEVAIRAAFKAIADGKQVAILVPTTILAQQHYETIKERFQDFPVEIGLLSRFRTRKQQQETTKGLKNGTVDIVVGTHRLLSKDIQYRDIGLLIIDEEQRFGVTHKEKIKQLKTNIDVLTLTATPIPRTLHMSMLGVRDLSVIETPPENRFPVQTYVMEYNGALIKEAIEREMARNGQVYFLYNRVEDIERKADEISMLVPDARIAYAHGQMSENELEAVILSFLAGEYDVLVTTTIIETGVDIPNVNTLIVFDADRMGLSQLYQLRGRVGRSNRVAYAYFTYRKDKVLTEVAEKRLQAIKEFTELGSGFKIAMRDLTIRGAGNLLGAQQHGFIDSVGFDLYSQMLKEAIEERKGDLPKQPESTFEVDIEIDAYIPDDYIKDGHQKIEMYKRFRSLSSLPEIEELEEEILDRFGEYPKEVGYLFLISEMKIYAKNTKLESIKQDKKSVNIFMSPEGTAQIDGSKVFNLCNKHGRAVGLGMEGSKLKISINTTRLEASKWFNMAYDIIKHLDEALKVEENA from the coding sequence TTGAAAGGTATTCTAAAACAGGTTCATCAAAGTGAAGAAATCCAGTCCATCATCACTGGAGTGGAAGAACAATTATCAGAACAACTTGTAGCAGGATTGTCAGGCTCATCTCGAACAGCCTATATAGCGGATGTGTATTTACAAACAAAGAAATCCACCATAGTGGTTACCCATAATTTGTTTCAAGCGCAGAAAATCTATGACGATCTCATTCAATTTTTATCCGATGATGAAGTATATTTATATTCTGCCAATGAATTAATCGCAGCGGAATTAAGCGTAGCTAGTCCGGAACTGAGAGCTCAACGAATCGAAGTATTAAACAAGCTATCCCAGAATCATCAAGGTGTCTACATTGTTCCTGTCGCAGGGTTAAGAAAAATCCTTCCTCCGAAATCAATGTGGGAAACGAATCAAATTCGTTTTACAACGGGGGAAGATATCGACTTGGATGAAATGTTAAATCAATTGGTCCAAATGGGTTATCAGCGGACGGGAATGGTCAGTACACCTGGGGAATTCAGCCTTCGGGGAGGAATCGTCGATGTGTTCCCTTTAACGTCCCAAAATCCTGTCCGGATCGAGTTATTTGACACAGAAATTGATTCTATACGCTTATTTTCTGTAGAGGATCAGCGATCGATTGATAAACTGGATTCCATGGAAATAGGTCCTGCAACAGAGGTCTTATTGAAATATGAGAATATCGAAAGACTGATTCGTGAAATTGAAGCTGGACTTTCTTCTAGTTTAAAGAAAGTCAAAGCAGCTGCTGTAAAGGAGAAGTTAACAGAGTACATAGGACATGAGATGGATCAGCTTGAAAATGGCCAGGTCCCCGAGCAGATTTTCAAGTACTTATCGCTGGCATATGAAAATCCTAGTAGTTTGCTAGATTATTTACCTCAGGACGGGGTCATTTTCTTTGACGAATTCAGTCGGGTACAAGAAATGAGTGAGTCTCTTGAGAAAGAGGAAGCCGAGTGGTATACCTCTTTATTACAAGAGGGACAGATCATCCATGACGTACCAGTATCCCATGCCTTTTCCAAGTTGATTAGTACGACGAAGCTTCCAAAGGTGTATTTTTCGTTGTTCCTGCGTCATATTCCCAACACAAGCCCACAGAATATCTTTAATGTTTCCACAAAGCCCATGCAAAATTTCCATGGGCAAATGAATGTGTTGAAGGCTGAATTGGACCGCTGGAAAAAAGGAAAATATACCGTTGTTTTACTAGGCCCCGATGAAGAACGGGTGAAGAAGCTTCAACGGGTGCTGGACGATTATAAAATTGAAATCGCCTTCGTGGAAGATGGAGATAAGCTATTACCCGGAACGATTCAAATGATTAACGGAAGCCTGACGAGCGGATTTGAGCTTCCACTTCAGAAGCTTGCTGTCATTACGGAAGAAGAGCTGTTTAATAAAAGGACCCAAAAGAAGCCAAGAAGACAAAAGCTTTCAAATGCTGAGCGCATCAAAAGTTATTCTGAGCTGAAGGTTGGCGACCATGTTGTTCATGTGAATCACGGGATCGGTAAATTCCTGGGGATTGAAACATTAGAAATCAACGGGGTTCATAAAGATTACCTGCATGTGAAGTATCAGGGGAATGACAAACTCTATGTTCCCGTCGATCAAATTGAGCTCGTTCAAAAATATGTAGCTTCAGAAAATAAGGATCCCAAGCTATACAAATTAGGTGGCAGCGAATGGAAAAAGGTTAAATCGAAGGTACAGTCTTCTGTTCAAGATATAGCCGATGATCTGATCAAACTCTATGCGGAACGTGAAGCGGCAAAAGGCTATGCTTTTTCTCCTGATGGGGATATGCAACGAGAGTTCGAAATAGCCTTCCCTTACGAGGAAACAGACGATCAACTGCGTTCTATTAGTGAGATCAAGCACGACATGGAAAGAGAACGTCCGATGGACCGCTTACTATGTGGAGACGTAGGCTATGGGAAAACAGAGGTGGCCATCCGTGCGGCCTTCAAAGCCATTGCCGATGGAAAGCAGGTCGCCATTCTTGTACCGACCACAATCCTTGCTCAGCAGCATTATGAGACGATTAAAGAGCGTTTTCAGGACTTTCCGGTTGAGATCGGGTTGTTAAGCCGTTTCAGGACACGAAAACAGCAGCAGGAAACGACGAAGGGGCTTAAGAATGGTACGGTTGATATTGTAGTGGGGACTCACCGTCTACTGTCTAAGGATATTCAATATCGTGACATAGGTTTGTTGATCATCGATGAAGAACAGCGATTCGGAGTTACGCATAAAGAAAAAATTAAGCAATTAAAAACAAACATTGATGTATTGACCTTAACGGCTACCCCAATCCCGCGGACGCTCCATATGTCGATGCTTGGAGTAAGGGATCTATCTGTTATTGAAACACCGCCAGAGAATCGCTTCCCTGTTCAGACATATGTGATGGAATACAACGGTGCCTTAATCAAAGAAGCCATTGAAAGAGAAATGGCCCGTAACGGTCAGGTGTATTTCCTCTACAACCGAGTGGAAGATATTGAAAGGAAAGCTGACGAAATCTCCATGCTCGTACCAGATGCGAGAATTGCCTACGCACACGGTCAAATGAGTGAAAACGAGCTGGAAGCGGTTATCTTAAGCTTCCTTGCTGGAGAATACGATGTGTTGGTCACAACGACAATCATTGAAACGGGAGTTGATATCCCGAATGTGAACACATTAATTGTCTTTGATGCCGATCGAATGGGCTTATCTCAGCTCTATCAATTAAGGGGACGGGTAGGACGATCGAACAGGGTGGCCTATGCCTACTTCACCTATCGTAAGGATAAAGTGCTGACGGAAGTCGCCGAAAAACGATTGCAGGCAATAAAAGAATTTACTGAGCTCGGTTCAGGGTTTAAAATTGCCATGCGCGACCTGACGATCCGTGGAGCAGGGAATCTCCTGGGAGCCCAACAGCACGGATTTATTGATTCTGTCGGATTTGATTTGTACTCTCAAATGCTGAAAGAAGCGATCGAGGAACGAAAGGGAGATCTGCCGAAGCAGCCGGAGTCGACCTTTGAAGTGGATATCGAAATTGACGCCTATATTCCGGATGATTATATTAAAGATGGTCATCAGAAGATTGAAATGTATAAACGATTCCGTTCTCTTTCTTCTCTTCCGGAAATCGAAGAGCTGGAAGAAGAGATCCTTGACCGATTCGGGGAGTACCCAAAGGAAGTCGGCTATCTATTCTTAATCTCTGAAATGAAAATATACGCTAAAAATACAAAGCTTGAATCCATTAAGCAGGATAAGAAATCAGTGAACATCTTCATGTCGCCAGAAGGAACGGCACAGATCGATGGTTCCAAGGTCTTTAACTTATGCAATAAACACGGCCGGGCTGTTGGACTAGGAATGGAAGGCTCTAAGCTTAAAATATCCATCAATACCACACGCTTAGAAGCATCCAAGTGGTTTAATATGGCTTATGACATCATTAAGCACTTAGATGAAGCATTGAAAGTAGAAGAAAACGCATAA
- a CDS encoding polysaccharide biosynthesis protein gives MSKKYSSNQFLKGAMVLTVAALVTKILSAVYRVPFQNIVGDIGFYIYQQVYPFYGIAIALSTYGFPVIISKLVAEKLEYEDEEGAKNIVVTSFLFLCLVGISWFLLVYFGAGVIADWMGDPLLKPLIQVISLSFLLLAPLSVMRGYYQGREDMVPTAVSQVTEQTIRVTTILVFSTILISQGYSLYITGNGALFGSITGGLGGLLVLLFFVSARKEKLFSRKSLRLPEDYLYIWSRLLKNGTAICVSAMLLVLLQFVDSLNVYSLLTSSGMEAETAKTWKGIYDRGQPFVQLGTVVATSISLTIVPLVTSAYLKQKDDLVREYSQLSLKISITIGFAATLGIINIMVPTNTMLFENALGSKVIAVFCVSIFFSCLILTFAGIFQGIGKIYFPAFCIMMGILLKYIGNAYLVPVMGIMGASIATVASLTVIAGMMIGKLRRLFPIRFFPFSFYKTLLLSGGSMTIGLQVLLRIYDTLLDKGMPERELSVLFSLGGVCIGGMIFLIVFLRGNVLTREEISFLPFGSKWVWLMNKAQPMNKK, from the coding sequence TTGAGTAAGAAATACTCCTCCAATCAATTTTTGAAGGGGGCAATGGTATTAACGGTTGCCGCACTAGTGACGAAGATATTAAGTGCTGTATATCGAGTGCCGTTTCAAAATATTGTTGGTGATATTGGTTTTTATATCTATCAGCAGGTGTATCCCTTTTACGGAATTGCCATTGCATTATCCACCTATGGATTCCCTGTGATCATCTCGAAGTTAGTAGCCGAGAAATTAGAATATGAAGATGAAGAAGGGGCGAAGAATATAGTTGTCACCTCCTTCCTGTTTCTATGTCTTGTTGGAATAAGCTGGTTTCTTCTCGTTTACTTTGGTGCGGGGGTCATTGCCGATTGGATGGGAGATCCACTCCTTAAACCGTTGATTCAAGTCATTTCTTTATCCTTTCTATTGTTAGCTCCCCTTTCTGTTATGAGGGGATACTATCAAGGAAGAGAAGATATGGTGCCAACCGCCGTTTCGCAGGTGACGGAGCAGACGATAAGAGTGACGACAATTCTTGTTTTTTCCACGATATTGATATCTCAAGGATATTCCCTGTATATCACAGGGAACGGAGCGCTATTCGGTTCGATAACCGGTGGTCTTGGAGGCTTGCTGGTTTTACTTTTCTTTGTGTCTGCACGGAAGGAGAAGCTGTTTTCACGTAAATCCCTTAGATTGCCAGAAGATTACTTATATATTTGGTCACGATTGTTAAAGAATGGAACCGCCATTTGTGTAAGTGCCATGCTGCTGGTCCTTCTTCAGTTTGTTGATTCCTTGAATGTATATTCCCTCTTAACCTCATCAGGTATGGAAGCGGAAACGGCGAAAACCTGGAAAGGGATTTATGACCGGGGACAACCCTTTGTCCAGCTGGGTACTGTAGTGGCGACCTCCATTTCCCTGACCATTGTCCCATTGGTGACAAGTGCCTATCTGAAACAGAAAGATGATTTAGTGAGGGAGTACAGTCAGCTATCCCTTAAAATTAGCATTACCATCGGATTTGCTGCAACATTGGGAATCATTAATATCATGGTTCCCACCAATACGATGTTATTTGAAAATGCCCTCGGCTCAAAGGTCATAGCCGTTTTTTGTGTATCGATTTTCTTTAGCTGTCTTATTCTTACGTTTGCAGGTATTTTCCAAGGAATCGGAAAAATCTATTTTCCTGCGTTCTGTATTATGATGGGCATTCTTTTAAAATATATCGGCAACGCCTATCTCGTTCCTGTCATGGGGATCATGGGGGCGTCCATCGCGACTGTTGCTTCTTTAACTGTTATTGCCGGAATGATGATCGGGAAGCTAAGAAGGTTATTCCCTATTCGGTTTTTCCCCTTTTCTTTCTACAAAACATTACTTCTTAGCGGTGGATCCATGACCATCGGGTTACAGGTGTTATTGCGGATTTATGATACACTTTTAGACAAAGGAATGCCTGAACGGGAGCTTTCCGTCCTCTTTTCTTTAGGAGGGGTTTGTATCGGTGGCATGATCTTTCTGATCGTATTTTTAAGAGGGAATGTCCTCACAAGAGAAGAAATCAGTTTCTTGCCATTTGGGAGTAAATGGGTTTGGTTGATGAATAAAGCACAACCAATGAATAAAAAGTAG
- a CDS encoding ribose-phosphate diphosphokinase, which yields MPNSYINSKLKIFSLNSNYHLAKEIADEVGVELGKSSVKRFSDGEIQINIEESIRGCDVFVIQSTCQPVNENLMELLIMVDALKRASAKTINIVMPYYGYARQDRKARAREPITAKLVANLLETAGATRVITLDLHAPQIQGFFDILIDHLMGVPILADYFEERGFNNEDLVIVSPDHGGVTRARKLAERLKAPIAIIDKRRPKPNVAEVMNIVGNIDGKIAILIDDIIDTAGTITLAANALVENGAKEVFACCTHPVLSGPAIERIENSNIKELVVTNSIPLGEEKMIGKVKSLSVAPLISEAIIRVYEQQSVSTLFD from the coding sequence ATGCCAAACTCTTATATTAATTCCAAATTAAAAATTTTCTCCCTTAATTCAAACTATCATCTTGCAAAGGAAATTGCGGATGAAGTAGGAGTAGAATTAGGGAAATCTTCTGTTAAGCGTTTTAGTGACGGTGAAATCCAGATTAACATTGAAGAAAGTATCCGTGGTTGTGATGTATTCGTCATTCAGTCTACTTGTCAGCCTGTAAACGAAAACCTGATGGAGCTTCTTATTATGGTCGATGCTTTGAAACGGGCATCTGCTAAAACGATTAACATTGTTATGCCTTATTATGGTTATGCCCGTCAAGATCGTAAAGCAAGAGCGCGTGAGCCGATCACGGCTAAATTGGTTGCGAACCTGTTAGAAACTGCCGGTGCTACCCGCGTTATTACGCTGGACCTGCATGCCCCTCAAATTCAAGGTTTCTTTGATATCCTAATTGATCACCTAATGGGTGTTCCGATCCTTGCGGATTACTTTGAAGAAAGAGGATTCAATAATGAAGACCTTGTGATCGTATCCCCGGACCACGGAGGAGTGACAAGAGCCCGTAAGCTTGCGGAACGATTGAAAGCACCGATTGCCATCATTGATAAACGTCGTCCAAAACCGAACGTTGCAGAGGTTATGAACATCGTTGGTAATATTGATGGGAAAATCGCCATCTTGATCGATGATATCATTGATACAGCAGGTACGATCACGCTGGCTGCCAATGCGTTAGTAGAAAACGGAGCGAAAGAAGTCTTTGCTTGCTGTACGCACCCTGTTCTTTCAGGTCCGGCCATCGAGCGCATCGAGAATTCAAATATTAAAGAGTTGGTTGTGACGAACTCCATCCCACTAGGGGAAGAGAAAATGATCGGTAAAGTGAAGTCGTTGTCAGTGGCTCCACTAATCAGTGAAGCCATCATCCGTGTCTATGAACAACAATCTGTCAGCACGCTTTTTGATTAA
- a CDS encoding anti-sigma-F factor Fin family protein — protein sequence MAIHYQCRHCGTNVGTLSNVSVHSEQLGIHTLSEEERLHMVQYRDNGDIQVKTICEDCQESLERNPDYHQLDHIIQ from the coding sequence ATGGCGATCCATTATCAGTGTCGACATTGTGGTACGAATGTTGGAACACTTTCAAACGTATCTGTTCATTCAGAGCAGCTCGGGATTCATACGCTGTCAGAGGAAGAACGGTTACACATGGTTCAGTATCGAGACAACGGAGATATCCAAGTAAAGACCATCTGTGAAGATTGTCAGGAGAGTCTGGAAAGAAATCCGGACTATCATCAATTAGATCATATCATTCAGTAA
- the pth gene encoding aminoacyl-tRNA hydrolase, whose translation MKLIVGLGNPGSQYEKTRHNIGFVIIDALADRLGVSLNQSKFKGVYGTYHYKGEKIILLKPLTYMNLSGESIVPLMDYFDIKEEDLLVIYDDLDLPVGKLRLRQKGSAGGHNGIKSTIAHLGSQHFNRLRVGIDRPVNGMSVPDYVLGKFNKEDQAELDKAISASVEACETWFDKPFLEVMNKFN comes from the coding sequence ATGAAGTTAATCGTTGGACTGGGAAACCCGGGATCACAATATGAGAAAACACGACACAATATCGGGTTTGTTATTATAGATGCTTTAGCAGATCGACTGGGAGTTTCGTTGAATCAGTCAAAGTTTAAAGGCGTATACGGGACGTACCATTATAAAGGTGAAAAAATCATATTATTAAAGCCCCTTACCTATATGAACTTGTCTGGGGAAAGCATCGTCCCCCTGATGGATTATTTTGATATTAAAGAGGAAGATTTGCTTGTCATCTATGATGATTTGGACTTACCAGTAGGGAAATTAAGGCTAAGACAAAAAGGAAGTGCAGGCGGTCATAATGGCATTAAATCGACAATCGCTCACTTAGGATCTCAACACTTTAATCGTCTTCGAGTTGGAATCGACCGTCCTGTCAACGGGATGAGCGTTCCGGATTACGTACTTGGTAAGTTTAATAAGGAAGATCAGGCGGAGCTTGATAAGGCGATCTCTGCCAGTGTCGAAGCATGTGAAACATGGTTTGATAAACCTTTCCTCGAAGTGATGAATAAATTCAATTAA
- the spoVT gene encoding stage V sporulation protein T — MKATGIVRRIDDLGRVVIPKEIRRTLRIREGDPLEIFVDRDGEVILKKYSPISELGDFAKEYGEALYDSLGSAVLICDRDAVIAISGASKKEYLNKNISELVEKVMDDRTSLLHTQQGQAELVDGHGEDLASYTIAPIVANGDPIGAVAIFSKERTVGEVEQKAVETAAGFLARQMEQ, encoded by the coding sequence ATGAAAGCAACTGGTATTGTTCGTCGTATTGATGATTTAGGGCGTGTCGTCATTCCGAAAGAAATTCGTAGAACATTAAGGATTCGCGAGGGAGATCCCCTGGAAATCTTCGTTGATCGTGACGGAGAAGTCATCTTAAAGAAATACTCCCCAATCAGTGAACTTGGTGACTTTGCTAAGGAATACGGCGAAGCATTATACGACAGCCTTGGAAGTGCTGTTTTAATTTGCGATCGAGATGCTGTAATCGCAATCTCCGGCGCTTCAAAGAAAGAATATTTAAATAAGAACATCAGTGAACTGGTTGAGAAAGTAATGGATGACCGTACGTCTCTATTACACACTCAACAAGGACAAGCTGAACTTGTCGATGGACACGGTGAGGATCTTGCTTCCTATACGATTGCCCCGATTGTCGCAAATGGTGACCCGATTGGTGCCGTTGCGATCTTCTCGAAGGAACGTACAGTAGGCGAAGTGGAACAAAAGGCAGTAGAAACGGCAGCTGGCTTTTTAGCAAGACAAATGGAGCAATAA
- a CDS encoding 50S ribosomal protein L25/general stress protein Ctc, which yields MATELKANTRKDFKRSSLTKLRHEGNIPGVVYGYKADNTPIMVDAITFIKTIREVGRNGIISLNVDGNKQNVILSDYQQDHLKDAVTHVDFLAVNMSEEIDADVRINLVGEAPGVKDGGVLQQPLHEVSVTAKPKDIPESIEVDIADLQVGETVTISDIRDKYSVTLNEEDDRTIASILAPRQEEEIDSGEEQEAGTPENEEGRESEANEESESTEE from the coding sequence ATGGCAACCGAATTAAAAGCAAATACTAGAAAAGATTTTAAACGATCTTCATTAACCAAGTTGAGACACGAGGGTAACATTCCTGGAGTCGTGTACGGCTACAAAGCAGATAATACACCTATTATGGTAGATGCCATTACGTTTATCAAAACGATTCGCGAAGTAGGAAGAAACGGGATAATTTCTTTAAACGTAGATGGTAATAAACAAAACGTCATTTTAAGTGACTATCAACAGGACCACTTGAAGGATGCTGTTACGCACGTTGATTTTCTTGCTGTGAATATGTCAGAGGAAATTGATGCCGATGTTCGTATCAATCTTGTAGGAGAAGCGCCTGGAGTGAAAGACGGAGGGGTGTTGCAGCAGCCATTACATGAGGTTTCTGTTACTGCTAAACCTAAGGATATCCCAGAATCAATTGAAGTCGATATTGCCGACCTACAAGTCGGAGAAACGGTCACAATCAGTGATATCCGGGACAAATACAGCGTCACTCTTAACGAAGAGGATGATCGTACGATCGCTTCCATTCTTGCTCCTCGACAAGAAGAAGAGATCGACAGTGGCGAAGAGCAGGAAGCTGGTACTCCTGAGAATGAAGAAGGAAGAGAATCAGAGGCCAATGAAGAAAGTGAGTCAACGGAAGAATAA